One segment of Proteus appendicitidis DNA contains the following:
- a CDS encoding class I SAM-dependent methyltransferase: MENHYLTLNQEHWDKQASMENQWSKPVSDEDIIAAKQGNWKVHLTPNPVKKEWLADIKGKKILCLASAGGQQAPILAAAGGIVTVFDLSEGQLSKDHQLAQKHQLDLVTVQGDMADLTAFADESFDIIFHPISNLYVPDVNSVWQECYRVLKTGGVLMASFYNPVVFVDDRDPQLRSQGLMRPTYRLPYSDQGSLPSEILQEKIARGDGLVFGHSLTDLIGGQLKAGFLLQDFVEDFAPHARFLVDSYIPTFLASKAIKL; this comes from the coding sequence ATGGAAAATCATTATTTAACATTAAACCAAGAACATTGGGATAAACAAGCCTCAATGGAAAATCAGTGGTCTAAACCTGTAAGTGATGAAGACATTATCGCGGCAAAACAAGGAAACTGGAAAGTCCATTTAACACCTAATCCGGTTAAAAAAGAGTGGTTAGCAGATATTAAAGGTAAAAAAATACTCTGTTTAGCTTCTGCCGGTGGGCAACAAGCGCCTATTTTAGCTGCTGCTGGTGGCATTGTGACGGTATTTGATTTATCTGAGGGTCAATTAAGCAAAGACCATCAATTGGCACAAAAGCATCAGTTAGATTTGGTTACAGTACAAGGTGATATGGCGGATTTAACTGCATTTGCTGATGAAAGTTTTGATATTATTTTTCACCCTATCTCAAACTTATATGTACCGGATGTGAATTCTGTTTGGCAAGAGTGTTACCGTGTTTTGAAAACAGGCGGTGTACTTATGGCGAGTTTTTATAATCCTGTTGTTTTTGTTGATGATAGAGATCCGCAATTGCGCTCACAGGGATTAATGAGACCAACTTACCGTTTACCTTATAGCGATCAAGGTTCGCTACCTTCGGAGATCTTGCAAGAAAAAATCGCCAGAGGTGATGGGCTGGTATTTGGTCATTCTTTAACTGACCTTATTGGTGGACAGCTAAAAGCGGGTTTCTTATTACAAGATTTTGTTGAGGATTTTGCCCCTCATGCTCGTTTCTTAGTTGATAGTTATATTCCAACGTTTCTTGCGTCAAAAGCCATTAAGCTTTAA